A stretch of the Lolium perenne isolate Kyuss_39 chromosome 3, Kyuss_2.0, whole genome shotgun sequence genome encodes the following:
- the LOC127343468 gene encoding ABC transporter B family member 4 encodes MAAAAPGTARDGETARKEEVGVDHGKRVSFTGMLRYADGTDLLLMLVGTAAALGNGVSQPLMTIIFGDLIDAFGGATTGNVLDRVNKAVLNFVYLGIGTAVVSFLQVACWTITGERQATRIRSLYLKSVLRHDISFFDVEMTTGQIVSRMSGDTVLVQDAIGEKVGKFIQLIATFIGGFVVAFVKGWLLSLVMLACIPPVVFAAGAVAKLLSTISSKGQESYGDAGNVVEQTIGAIKTVVSFNGEKHAIETYNKFIHKAYKTTVHEGLANGFGMGSVFLIFFSSYGLAIWYGGKLILNKGYTGGDVITILFAIMTGAMSLGNATPCMTAFAEGQSAAHRLFTTIKRKPEIDPDDRTGKQLEDIRGDVELKDVYFSYPARPDQLIFDGFSLCVSSGTTMAIVGESGSGKSTVISLVERFYDPQAGEVLIDGINIKSLQLDSVRGKIGLVSQEPLLFMTSIKDNIMYGKEDATFEEIKRAAELANAANFVDKLPNGYDTLVGQRGAQLSGGQKQRIAIARAIIKNPKILLLDEATSALDVESERIVQEALNRIMVDRTTLVVAHRLTTVRNADCISVVQQGKIVEQGPHDELVLNPDGAYSQLIRLQESHEEEQKVDRQRLDPRSKSASLSFKRSISRGSAGNSSRNSFTLPLGMPGAVELPEENDTHGENQRELDSDGEVPKKAPMGRLARLNKPEIHIILLGSLAAAVHGVLFPMFGIMIASAIKTFYAPPDKLRKDSSFWALMCVVLGILSIISIPAELFLFGIAGGKLIERIRSMSFRSIVHQEVAWFDDPKNSSGALGARLSVDALNVRRLVGDNLALTVQIVATLITGFVIALIADWKLSLIILCVIPLVGIQGYAQVKFLTGFSQDAKMMYEDASQVATDAISSIRTVASFCSEKRITTIYDHKCEASMNQGVRTGIVGGIGFGFSFLMLYLTYGLCFYVGAQFVRHGQSDFGGVFKVFFALVLATMGISQSSAMATDSTKAKDSAISIFSLLDRKSEIDSSSNEGLKLDDVKGNIDFQHVSFKYPTRPDIQIFSDFTLHIPAGKTVALVGESGSGKSTVIGLLERFYNPDSGTVSVDGVEIKSLNVNWLRDQMGLVSQEPVLFNDTIRANIAYGKDGEVTEEELIAAAKASNAHGFISSLPQGYDTTVGERGIQLSGGQKQRVAIARAILKDPKILLLDEATSALDAESERIVQDALDHVMVGRTTVVVAHRLSTIKGADIIAVLKDGAIAEKGRHEELMNIKDGVYASLVELRSASS; translated from the exons ATGGCCGCAGCGGCCCCGGGGACGGCGAGGGATGGCGAGACAGCAAGGAAGGAGGAGGTCGGCGTGGATCACGGCAAGAGGGTGTCCTTCACGGGGATGCTCCGGTACGCCGACGGCACGGACCTCCTGCTCATGCTGGTCGGCACGGCGGCCGCGCTGGGGAACGGTGTGTCTCAGCCGCTCATGACCATCATCTTCGGCGACCTCATCGACGCCTTCGGCGGCGCCACCACCGGCAACGTCCTCGACCGCGTCAACAAG GCGGTTCTGAACTTTGTCTACTTGGGCATCGGAACAGCAGTAGTCTCCTTTCTCC AGGTGGCATGTTGGACAATTACTGGCGAAAGGCAGGCAACACGCATTCGTTCTCTATACCTCAAATCTGTCTTGAGACATGATATATCATTCTTTGATGTAGAAATGACAACTGGGCAGATAGTTTCAAGAATGTCTGGTGATACGGTGCTAGTTCAGGATGCAATCGGTGAGAAG GTCGGCAAGTTTATACAACTGATTGCTACTTTCATCGGTGGTTTCGTTGTAGCTTTTGTCAAAGGGTGGCTTCTATCTCTTGTCATGTTGGCGTGCATACCTCCAGTTGTATTTGCAGCAGGAGCAGTGGCAAAACTGCTATCTACAATCTCTAGCAAAGGTCAAGAATCATACGGTGATGCAGGGAATGTTGTTGAACAGACAATTGGAGCCATCAAAACA GTTGTCTCTTTCAATGGAGAGAAGCACGCCATTGAAACGTACAATAAGTTCATACACAAAGCATACAAGACTACTGTGCACGAAGGACTTGCCAATGGCTTTGGCATGGGTTCTGTTTTCTTGATATTCTTCTCTAGCTATGGTTTAGCCATATGGTATGGTGGAAAGTTGATACTTAACAAAGGATACACAGGAGGAGATGTCATCACTATATTGTTTGCTATCATGACTGGGGCAAT GTCTTTAGGTAATGCAACCCCTTGTATGACAGCCTTTGCAGAAGGACAATCTGCAGCACACAGATTGTTCACAACAATCAAGAGGAAACCAGAAATTGATCCTGATGACAGGACTGGTAAGCAGCTAGAAGATATCAGGGGTGATGTTGAGCTGAAGGATGTGTATTTTAGCTACCCAGCAAGACCTGATCAACTGATATTTGATGGATTCTCCTTATGTGTGTCTAGTGGCACTACAATGGCTATAGTTGGAGAGAGTGGAAGTGGCAAGTCAACTGTGATTAGTCTTGTAGAGAGATTTTATGATCCGCAGGCTGGTGAGGTTTTGATTGATGGGATCAATATCAAGAGTTTACAGCTCGATTCAGTAAGAGGAAAAATTGGTCTTGTTAGCCAAGAGCCTTTGCTCTTTATGACCTCAATTAAAGATAATATTATGTATGGCAAAGAAGACGCAACATTTGAAGAGATTAAGAGAGCTGCTGAGCTCGCCAATGCAGCAAATTTCGTTGATAAGTTACCAAAT GGTTACGACACACTGGTTGGCCAACGTGGTGCTCAGCTTTCAGGGGGACAAAAGCAAAGGATTGCAATTGCAAGAGCAATCATTAAAAACCCCAAAATACTTTTGTTAGATGAGGCTACTAGCGCATTGGATGTGGAGTCGGAAAGGATAGTTCAGGAGGCACTTAATAGGATCATGGTGGACAGAACGACGCTTGTGGTTGCACATCGTCTGACTACTGTAAGGAATGCTGATTGCATATCAGTAGTTCAACAAGGAAAGATAGTTGAACAAG GTCCCCACGATGAATTGGTGCTAAATCCAGATGGTGCTTACTCTCAACTTATTCGACTTCAAGAAAGTCATGAAGAAGAGCAGAAAGTAGACCGTCAGAGGTTGGATCCAAGGTCTAAAAGTGCAAGCTTGTCATTCAAGCGGTCAATCAGTAGAGGTTCTGCAGGGAATAGTAGTAGGAATTCTTTCACCCTCCCCCTCGGGATGCCTGGCGCAGTTGAATTGCCTGAAGAAAATGATACACATGGGGAGAATCAGAGAGAGCTGGATAGTGATGGTGAGGTTCCAAAGAAAGCTCCTATGGGACGGCTAGCACGTCTTAACAAGCCAGAGATACATATTATTCTGTTAGGATCCCTAGCTGCAGCAGTTCATGGAGTGCTTTTCCCAATGTTTGGCATAATGATTGCCAGTGCCATCAAAACTTTCTATGCGCCACCAGATAAACTCAGAAAGGATTCTAGTTTTTGGGCTTTGATGTGTGTTGTGCTGGGTATCTTGTCGATAATCTCAATACCAGCAGAGCTTTTCTTGTTCGGTATAGCAGGAGGGAAGCTCATAGAGCGCATTCGTTCAATGTCATTTCGAAGTATCGTGCATCAAGAAGTTGCTTGGTTTGATGATCCTAAGAATTCCAG TGGAGCACTCGGTGCAAGACTGTCAGTTGATGCTTTGAATGTACGGCGTTTAGTTGGAGATAACTTGGCCTTAACAGTTCAGATTGTAGCTACACTTATCACAGGATTTGTCATTGCTTTGATAGCTGACTGGAAACTCTCTTTGATCATCCTCTGTGTCATTCCATTAGTGGGTATTCAAGGTTATGCCCAAGTGAAGTTCCTGACGGGTTTCAGTCAAGATGCTAAG ATGATGTATGAAGACGCAAGTCAAGTGGCCACTGATGCAATTAGTAGTATCAGGACCGTAGCTTCGTTTTGTTCTGAGAAAAGAATTACAACAATATATGATCATAAATGTGAAGCCTCAATGAATCAAGGAGTCAGAACAGGAATAGTTGGAGGCATTGGATTTGGTTTCTCATTCTTGATGTTGTACCTTACGTACGGTCTTTGCTTCTATGTGGGAGCACAATTCGTTCGCCATGGCCAATCAGATTTTGGAGGTGTTTTCAAG GTTTTCTTTGCACTAGTTTTAGCAACTATGGGTATATCTCAATCAAGTGCAATGGCCACCGATTCTACAAAAGCAAAGGACTCAGCTATCTCCATATTTTCTTTACTAGACCGAAAGTCTGAAATCGACTCAAGCAGCAATGAGGGTTTGAAATTAGATGATGTCAAGGGCAACATTGATTTCCAACATGTCAGCTTCAAGTACCCAACTCGCCCAGATATTCAGATCTTTAGTGACTTTACTCTGCACATTCCCGCCGGCAAG ACCGTTGCACTTGTTGGAGAGAGTGGTAGTGGAAAGTCAACAGTAATCGGACTGTTGGAGCGATTCTACAATCCCGATTCAGGTACCGTTTCAGTGGATGGAGTGGAAATCAAGAGCTTAAATGTCAATTGGTTGAGGGACCAGATGGGGCTGGTGAGCCAAGAGCCTGTACTCTTCAACGACACAATCCGCGCCAACATAGCCTATGGTAAGGACGGTGAAGTCACAGAGGAGGAGCTCATTGCGGCAGCGAAGGCATCAAATGCACATGGTTTCATATCTAGCCTTCCCCAAGGATATGACACCACCGTTGGGGAGAGGGGGATTCAGCTATCCGGTGGCCAGAAGCAGCGGGTGGCTATTGCACGGGCCATACTGAAAGACCCAAAGATACTATTACTTGATGAGGCAACTAGCGCCTTGGATGCTGAGTCCGAGCGGATTGTGCAGGATGCATTAGATCATGTGATGGTTGGCAGGACCACTGTTGTTGTAGCGCACCGCCTCTCGACGATTAAAGGTGCTGACATAATTGCAGTTCTCAAGGATGGTGCAATAGCGGAGAAAGGAAGACACGAGGAGCTGATGAATATCAAAGATGGAGTGTACGCTTCACTGGTAGAACTTCGTTCAGCGTCATCATAA